Proteins from a genomic interval of Papaver somniferum cultivar HN1 chromosome 4, ASM357369v1, whole genome shotgun sequence:
- the LOC113274112 gene encoding uncharacterized protein LOC113274112, which produces MRAPNYNLEEDLALFTAYINFGGDGAVGVQQRKGKLWGKIIPYFSEKKKNPNKRNQHSLENRLSVIKKETHNFVSLIGKVYRKKGSGWSPEDLSHQARIEYTRIYRKPFPHEEAYKLFKYVKGYDYTKYTDEDEDEEDVPDAAIPTVELDRENEEREDE; this is translated from the exons ATGAGAGCTCCAAACTATAATTTAGAAGAAGATCTAGCACTTTTTACAGCATATATCAATTTTGGAGGTGATGGTGCAGTTGGAGTTcaacaaagaaaagggaaactaTGGGGGAAGATCATACCTTACTTCagtgagaaaaagaaaaatccgaATAAACGTAATCAACATAGCTTGGAGAATCGATTATCGGTTATAAAGAAAGAAACCCATAATTTTGTTTCTCTCATTGGCAAGGTTTATCGGAAGAAAGGTAGCGGTTGGTCACCCGAAGACTTG AGTCACCAAGCACGGATCGAGTACACAAGAATCTATCGTAAACCATTTCCACATGAAGAAGCTTACAAACTCTTCAAATATGTAAAGGGTTATGACTATACAAAATATAccgatgaggatgaggatgaagaagacgTTCCCGATGCAGCTATTCCGACCGTTGAACTTGATAGAGAAAATGAAGAAAGGGAAGATGAATAA